One Rhodoferax ferrireducens T118 DNA segment encodes these proteins:
- the mdcC gene encoding malonate decarboxylase acyl carrier protein: protein MEKLHFEFPGQHAPGHFTPVLVGVVGSGNLEVMLEPHRGPTCTIDITTSACGFGPIWEAVVHDFQARHRLAGIAVSINDMGATPAVVSLRLDQAAAALPPGLQAISGAPT, encoded by the coding sequence GTGGAAAAACTTCACTTTGAATTTCCGGGGCAACATGCGCCAGGTCACTTCACACCCGTTCTGGTGGGTGTGGTGGGATCCGGCAATCTGGAGGTGATGTTGGAGCCTCATCGGGGCCCCACGTGCACCATCGACATCACCACATCGGCCTGTGGTTTTGGCCCGATTTGGGAGGCGGTGGTCCACGACTTTCAGGCCCGTCATCGCCTGGCGGGGATCGCTGTCTCCATCAACGACATGGGCGCCACCCCCGCCGTGGTGAGTTTGCGCCTGGACCAGGCCGCGGCTGCGCTGCCTCCGGGTTTGCAGGCAATTTCAGGTGCCCCGACATGA
- a CDS encoding biotin-independent malonate decarboxylase subunit beta encodes MNRSFAESTARERVTHLLDADTFHEILGPAERVVSPHLALLGVPSAFDDGVVIGSGLLDGQAILVAAQEGEFMGGGVGEVHGAKLVGLFKRALVVQPAAVIVLAESGGVRLHEANAGLIAVSEVMRALLDVRAQGVPVIMLIGGANGCFGGMGLIARCADHVVMSDIGRLAMSGPEVIESSNGVEEFDSRDRALVWRTTGGKHRYLTGDCDVLVEDDVAQFRAAAMGLLGQSLPLSLASMEAEHALLASRLSRYGDCRDALDIWQRSGVAEPLRVADMEAGQMPVLKALNPKELA; translated from the coding sequence ATGAACCGCAGTTTTGCCGAATCCACCGCCCGTGAGCGTGTCACGCACTTGCTCGATGCCGACACCTTTCACGAAATTCTGGGGCCGGCCGAGCGCGTGGTCAGCCCGCACCTGGCGCTGCTGGGCGTGCCATCGGCGTTTGACGACGGTGTGGTCATTGGCAGTGGCTTGCTTGATGGCCAAGCCATCCTGGTCGCGGCCCAGGAAGGTGAATTCATGGGGGGTGGCGTGGGCGAAGTGCACGGTGCCAAGCTGGTCGGTCTGTTCAAACGGGCGCTTGTCGTCCAACCCGCTGCCGTCATCGTGTTGGCTGAGTCTGGTGGCGTGCGTTTGCACGAGGCCAATGCCGGGCTAATTGCGGTGTCAGAGGTGATGCGTGCCCTGCTTGATGTGCGTGCCCAAGGCGTCCCGGTGATCATGCTGATTGGTGGCGCCAACGGCTGCTTTGGCGGCATGGGGCTGATTGCTCGCTGCGCTGACCATGTGGTGATGAGCGATATTGGCCGTTTGGCCATGTCAGGCCCCGAAGTGATTGAATCCTCCAATGGGGTTGAAGAATTTGACTCGCGTGACCGCGCGCTGGTTTGGCGCACCACCGGTGGCAAGCATCGCTACCTGACGGGTGACTGTGATGTCCTGGTGGAAGATGACGTGGCGCAATTTCGTGCTGCCGCGATGGGTTTGCTTGGCCAGTCCTTGCCCTTGAGTCTGGCCTCAATGGAGGCAGAACACGCCCTGTTGGCCAGCCGTTTGAGCCGTTACGGCGACTGCCGCGACGCACTCGATATCTGGCAGCGCTCGGGTGTCGCTGAACCGTTACGGGTGGCCGATATGGAAGCCGGGCAGATGCCAGTCTTGAAAGCACTGAACCCCAAGGAGCTGGCATGA
- the mdcE gene encoding biotin-independent malonate decarboxylase subunit gamma — MNWETLLAALFGNSHEVKRDGDLLSGSAEFNGRTLTVVGTTNHAAIGVELALAQARVVLNTVREYPGRGILLLVDTQGQRLRHRDELLGINRYMAHMGCCVELARRQHHPVIGLVYDQALSGGFITSGLMADACYALPEAEIRVMRLPAMARVTKIDEQRLAELSKSNPVFAPGVENYVAMGGIRALWSGDLKACLSAALLDASTLDARAADGAARGGRRLAAQVTARVVNA, encoded by the coding sequence ATGAACTGGGAAACCTTGCTTGCCGCACTTTTTGGCAATTCGCACGAAGTCAAGCGCGATGGCGATCTGCTTAGTGGCTCTGCCGAATTCAATGGACGCACTCTCACGGTGGTGGGCACCACGAATCATGCGGCAATAGGGGTAGAGCTCGCGCTGGCACAGGCTCGCGTGGTGCTCAACACAGTGCGCGAGTATCCTGGGCGGGGTATTTTGTTGCTGGTGGACACGCAGGGTCAACGCTTGCGCCACCGCGATGAGCTGCTGGGCATTAATCGCTACATGGCTCACATGGGCTGTTGTGTTGAGCTGGCGCGGCGTCAGCATCACCCCGTGATTGGTTTGGTTTACGACCAGGCACTGTCCGGCGGTTTTATTACCTCCGGCTTGATGGCCGACGCTTGTTACGCCTTGCCTGAGGCAGAGATTCGTGTCATGCGTTTGCCGGCGATGGCGCGCGTGACCAAAATTGACGAGCAGCGACTTGCCGAACTCTCAAAATCCAATCCGGTTTTTGCGCCGGGGGTGGAAAACTACGTGGCCATGGGCGGTATTCGCGCGCTCTGGAGTGGTGATCTGAAGGCCTGCCTGTCGGCCGCGCTGCTGGATGCATCCACCCTGGACGCGCGTGCCGCTGATGGCGCTGCACGTGGCGGGCGCAGGCTTGCCGCGCAGGTCACAGCGCGTGTTGTCAACGCTTGA
- the mdcG gene encoding malonate decarboxylase holo-[acyl-carrier-protein] synthase, translated as MKVLARNQLVWLDAQAWAQMQAHPWDDEAQHILAHWRSTSLPLVVCRQRVEAAPDQICLGLPAPQHWSRRRLALTARLDQVLAFGVFPTLFQVAHACHWGPAALDLDLALSNWGVTVHVYGSHGWQFLTNMPYLHDGSDLDLSLAVPDFQTACRVQAQLAEVELGRRLDGEIVFPGGQAVAWRELQRLVTGQTSQVLLKDRQNIRLATLAEVQELGACAPQDVAETALALP; from the coding sequence ATGAAAGTCTTGGCGCGTAACCAACTGGTGTGGCTTGACGCACAGGCTTGGGCGCAGATGCAAGCGCATCCTTGGGACGATGAGGCGCAGCACATTCTTGCGCATTGGCGAAGTACCAGTTTGCCGCTGGTGGTGTGCCGCCAGCGCGTTGAAGCCGCGCCAGATCAGATTTGCCTGGGTTTGCCGGCCCCCCAACATTGGTCCAGGCGGCGCCTGGCGCTGACGGCGCGCCTGGATCAGGTCCTTGCCTTTGGGGTCTTTCCTACGCTGTTTCAAGTCGCGCACGCCTGCCATTGGGGGCCAGCCGCGCTGGATCTGGACCTGGCGCTGTCCAACTGGGGTGTGACGGTCCATGTCTATGGTTCCCATGGTTGGCAGTTCCTCACCAACATGCCCTACTTGCATGACGGTTCAGACCTTGACTTGAGCCTGGCGGTGCCTGATTTTCAGACGGCGTGTCGGGTACAGGCGCAGCTGGCTGAAGTGGAGCTTGGGCGGCGGCTGGATGGTGAAATTGTCTTCCCAGGCGGGCAAGCCGTCGCCTGGCGGGAGCTGCAACGGCTGGTGACAGGGCAGACCTCGCAGGTCTTGCTGAAAGACCGCCAAAACATCCGGCTGGCAACCCTGGCAGAGGTGCAAGAGTTGGGCGCTTGTGCACCGCAAGACGTAGCCGAAACGGCTCTGGCGTTGCCCTGA
- the mdcB gene encoding triphosphoribosyl-dephospho-CoA synthase MdcB: MGPTPETSAVRRAMAADAQTLGLAAVRALYAEVALEPKPGLVSFRDCGSHADMSAETFVRSLFALRGYFPRMAQAGRDGHPFAVLENLGKNAEARMLAATRGINTHRGAIFGLGLLCASAGQLQAQGLVFTPQHLRAVLLSTWGETLAHRARAARLAAPDSNGQQAAQRFKLRSAGEEAAQAFPVLFEVTLPALQAALQAGATDRAARVQALFATMAELDDTNCVHRGGMDGLRFVQTSARKFLDARGVMQTDWLLHARAIHTTFVERRLSPGGSADVLASACWVESLRRATLAEPSATSISEGRVAWSRHEMPVFAP; encoded by the coding sequence ATGGGACCGACTCCCGAGACGTCCGCTGTGCGCCGCGCCATGGCTGCAGATGCACAAACACTGGGGCTCGCCGCGGTGCGTGCACTCTACGCAGAAGTAGCGCTGGAGCCAAAACCGGGTTTGGTCTCGTTTCGTGACTGCGGAAGCCATGCCGATATGAGCGCAGAGACGTTTGTGCGCAGCTTGTTTGCCTTGCGCGGTTATTTTCCCCGCATGGCACAGGCAGGTCGTGACGGGCATCCGTTTGCAGTTCTGGAAAACCTGGGTAAAAACGCAGAGGCCCGCATGCTGGCGGCTACCCGCGGCATCAATACCCACCGTGGTGCGATTTTCGGCCTGGGTTTGCTGTGCGCCAGCGCCGGGCAGTTGCAGGCACAGGGCCTGGTATTCACGCCGCAACATTTGCGTGCCGTCCTGTTATCGACCTGGGGCGAAACCCTGGCGCACCGTGCCAGGGCGGCGCGCCTGGCAGCGCCTGACTCCAATGGACAACAGGCGGCCCAACGCTTTAAGCTGCGTAGCGCGGGAGAAGAAGCGGCCCAGGCATTCCCGGTGCTGTTCGAAGTCACTCTGCCGGCGCTGCAAGCCGCTTTGCAAGCTGGGGCAACAGATCGCGCCGCCCGCGTGCAAGCCCTGTTTGCCACCATGGCCGAGCTCGACGACACCAATTGCGTTCACCGTGGCGGCATGGACGGCCTGCGTTTTGTGCAGACATCAGCCCGCAAATTTTTGGACGCTCGCGGGGTCATGCAAACCGATTGGCTGCTGCATGCCCGTGCCATCCACACCACTTTTGTCGAGCGCAGGCTGTCACCGGGCGGTTCCGCTGACGTGTTGGCCAGCGCTTGCTGGGTTGAGTCGCTGCGGCGAGCGACCCTGGCCGAGCCATCTGCAACATCCATCAGCGAGGGTCGAGTGGCCTGGTCACGACATGAAATGCCGGTGTTTGCACCATGA
- the mdcH gene encoding malonate decarboxylase subunit epsilon, with product MTYALVFSGQASQHPTMLPWLDTDPMAADALHAMGLCLGANWRTAIQDEGCRSNNAFAQVLITGTSLAAWAAVKDKLPQAPAVVAGYSVGELSAFACAGVFSTDQAIALAAQRAALMDQAVSGLHTGLLAVSGISEGRVLAVSAGLGLECAIRVNPSQAVFAGTDDALSQAALALGAAGAVCKRLDVRVASHSSWMAQAAHAFSDVLSALPFAAPFCPIATNAYGVLSRQPAELRQALGQQLACTVRWSSCMEALAERQVSCVLEIGAGSALARMWNERYPDIPARSLDEFQGPKGAAQWVGMHFSS from the coding sequence ATGACTTATGCCCTTGTCTTTTCGGGTCAGGCCAGTCAGCACCCGACCATGTTGCCCTGGCTTGACACCGATCCCATGGCCGCTGATGCCTTGCATGCCATGGGTCTTTGCCTCGGTGCCAATTGGCGAACAGCGATCCAGGATGAGGGGTGCCGCAGCAACAATGCCTTTGCACAGGTGCTGATCACCGGCACCTCTTTGGCCGCGTGGGCGGCTGTCAAGGACAAGTTGCCCCAAGCACCAGCCGTTGTCGCCGGCTACAGTGTTGGCGAGTTGTCAGCGTTTGCGTGTGCCGGCGTGTTCTCGACAGATCAAGCCATCGCGCTGGCGGCGCAGCGCGCTGCGCTGATGGATCAAGCGGTTTCTGGCCTCCATACCGGCTTGCTGGCAGTGTCTGGTATTTCAGAGGGCAGGGTGCTTGCAGTGAGTGCAGGTCTTGGACTTGAATGCGCGATCCGGGTCAATCCAAGTCAGGCCGTATTTGCTGGAACGGATGATGCCTTGTCGCAAGCCGCGCTGGCACTGGGGGCTGCTGGTGCTGTATGCAAGCGTCTGGATGTGCGCGTGGCCTCGCATTCGTCCTGGATGGCACAAGCAGCCCACGCCTTTTCCGATGTGCTGAGCGCACTGCCTTTTGCCGCGCCTTTTTGTCCAATTGCCACCAATGCTTATGGCGTTCTCAGCAGACAACCGGCAGAGCTGCGTCAGGCTTTAGGTCAGCAACTCGCCTGCACGGTGCGATGGTCCTCTTGCATGGAGGCCCTGGCCGAGCGGCAAGTCTCCTGTGTGCTTGAAATTGGGGCAGGGTCAGCGTTGGCGCGGATGTGGAACGAACGCTATCCTGATATCCCGGCACGGTCGCTGGATGAGTTTCAGGGGCCCAAGGGCGCTGCGCAATGGGTTGGGATGCACTTCAGTTCATGA